ACAAAGCTAATGATGAGATCCAAGAGGGAGTTATCTCACCACCTTCGGGACGAGGAGGGAAACGATCTCCATTCAAGCGGCgctgaaaacaacaacaacaactgcaacagcaacaaatttTCAACCGGTTTCTCTGTACgacgcaaaagaaaacaaaaaaatattccaACGGATATACCGCGCACCCGCGCTTGAATGGGGAATATATTATTCACCTCTTCAGCCAAATTCACCCCCGTTTTGTATATGGTTGTGTTGTAACGtcgttgctttgtttttttcctttgtagATCCACTTAGCGGGTCTATCCGATACGCAGCacgtttttcgttttcccttcttttactATTATATCACCgagttcatatatatatatatacatgtatattcttttgttttccggGACCCCCTGTCATTAGGCCCATTCTGCCCTTGCATTTGTATTTTTCAAACCGTTCACTCTCATGTTCGGTGAGGGAATATTTCAATGGTGGGTACCGAAAgagccaaaagaaaaaaaaagaggaagagggggacGATCCTCCCCTTCCCTGCCGCAGGCGGGGTATTCTTCTCAATTGTGATATATCTTCACTTTTGCTCTTTGATCTGCCATTCTTTTGCGTGTACACATTTACGCGTCTCACTATCCCGTTGTATAGTTAAGCAAGCGGAAAGGGATAGTGAATTACGCAGGGGCTTTTGTGTTGTGTATTCTTTTCTTGGCCCCTCCTCATCCAGTAGTGaaggtttttgtttgtttgtttttaatgttCTCCACGGTATGTGGATCCCCGTAGCGGATGTTGCgacttgttttccttctacTTCCTCCCTtattcttccccttcccccacgCCCCTGTGTTtccttataaatatatgtacattGTTCTCATAAAGTTATTTTTTGTCCTCTAAAATAAGGGTGTACTATTTTTAATTAGAACTGTTATCGAATTTGCCCCTCCCTTATTGGAGAATGAGTGTAAGGCACCTGTTTGGAGCCTTGCAATGGGTTACGACAGGGTCAGTTGCTGGACGCCCTCGGGATATAGAGGAGCGCGTTGAGCTGAACGGCCTCTCAGTTGGACCAAAGGACTGTGGGCGTGTTGTGGGTGTCGTCAATCCGCATCAAATAACAGAGGAACCGTGCGATAGTTTAGAGGGTCGAAGTGAGGGCGAACACGACCACCAAATATTGATGGACAGCACGCGTGAAAACTGCGTAAATGGGAATGATAACGTGCCGGTGCATTGTGGAGAGAAGCAATCAACGTATAAGCGTGGTGGGGGTTTCAACAATGAACAAGTGTTGCTTCAGTGGAAGCTGCGCCAGTTCGATCAGCTGAGCGCTAAAATCGAGGCAAACATGGCCCGGTATCGTCAATCAGGTGACCGACGGCGCTTGAACGAGATGGAAAAAGAACTCCAGGTTATACGAATTCTTAGGGGTAGTGCGGTGCGCTGCCTAAAAGATGTAGATAATGCAAACAGCCAAACAAGCGAAAGTGGCGCGCAAAGTCCGGGAGGCGTGTCGCCGTCACCAGTGCTAAGTGCTAGTCCCTCCGAAAGTGCTTCCCATCCAGCTGATAGTGTCTCCGATAATTGTGTATTTGACACGCGTGCGCCAGTTGAGAATGGGCTGTTCCAAACTCCATTGGCGGCTCCGTCAGGCTTGCCAAGTGGCGCGACTGCCACGGACGCTGTTTTAAATGAGGCAACACCAGTTCCCTCAACGGGCGTTTCCGCTCCACCAGTGCCCCTGGCGCCACAATCCCGAGAATCGTGTAAGGCCGACTCCGACGATGCCGTTCATGCACAAGATGCGCTGCAGCAACCAAAGTCGTATGATACCCGGTGCCCTCGTCGCCCCGAGCACCCGGCCGCAACCGCTGTGAATAATTCCATTAGGAAGCAAGGGATCCATCCCGCGGGGTCACATTCTGCAACTCCTGTAAACCGTTTTAGCAGTGCAGGTGGTAATTCCGAGGGTTGCGGGCCCACAACGAGGGAGGGGTCACCAACAGTTCAGTCTTTCATGCATCCGCGCGGAAGTGTGGGTCAGGCAccgacagcagcagcagtgcaaaataaaaagcctAAAGAATGGCATGGAGATTATTTTGAGCCGTGTGACATAGGCGGGGGTGAGTCTACTTTACGTGATAAAGCGAGACGCGCTTCAGCAATAGCCACACCGACTAGTGAAGTTATTGATTCAGCAGCGTACCGCGGCTCCAGTGGAACACAATCTTCAGTTTCAGCGGTTGTTCACGAAATGTTTAATCGGTTAAAAAACCGTGGTTCACACTTACATGGGAAAGTTGCACCACCAGCAGCTCCTATAGTTCCTCGAAGCGAGGCAGCAGCAGAGGTGTCGGACGGCTTGTCCTCTGCAGCCCAAGCTGTATCGGTTCTTCGAAAACGTGGCAATGACCTTGTGAAGAAGGGACAATACAAGGAGGCCATACAAGTATACACAGACGCTATTAGATGCGACCCGGAAAACAATGTTCTCCTATGCAATCGAGCTGTTGCCTACTTACTCAACAACCAGTACAGGCTCTCTCTGATGGATTGTGAGAATGTGCTTTACAACTCACCAACCAATCTTAAGGCTCACTGGCGCGCCGCGAAAGCACTTCTGTATATGTATAGGACGAAAGAGGCACGGTATCACTACCGAAAGGCCAGTGAGCTTTCTACCAACGCGGCTGATGAGCGGCTAATAGCCGATGAACTGGAACTTCTTCATTCGGTGGAGATGTACCACAGCTGCAGTAAGGAAAAACACTGGTCAAAGTGTTTGTGGCACGCTAAACAACTTCTTCAAACTTTTAGCCACATCAGCCCAATAAATATTCCGTGGCATTGCCTGAAACTTGAGGCCCTTTTGCATTTAGACTGCTGGAAAGCATTGGAGGGTGTCAAGCAACTGAAGAAGAGCCATCCGACGTGCGCCGAGCTGTTCTTTCTCCATGCGAAGAGCCTGTTTTACTGCGCACACAATCAGCGCAGTGTGGCGGAGGCTCTAGAGCTGGTTCGGCACGCAGTTGAGCTGAAAAAGGCTGACGGAGAAGTAGAGGATAGCCGTTATATCGCCTTAGAGCGCAACCTCACGTTATTTGAGAGATGTCGTGATCGCGGTAATGCGGCATATAAGAGCGGAAACTGGTCAGAAGCATACGATGCGTATACTTCCTGCATTTCGATAGATCCACAGAATACTTCACTTGTTGCAATGGCATATTGCAACCGCGCAGCAACATGTATGCAGTGTGGCCGCTGGGCTGAGGCGCTGGAGGATGTCAATAACTCTATTAGCATCAACGGCACGGCACCTAAGGCATATACCCGGAGGGCTCACATAAACATCCATTTATTTAGCGAAAAAGGTGGAACAGATATACGCCTTCTTAAACAAGCTGTTAGCGACCTCCGCACGGTAGTAAAACTTGAGCCAAGCAAAGCAAACAAGCAGCATCTGGATGAGGTCGTTAGAAtgacacaagaaaaagaaaaacagataCAGCGCGCACACAATGATAATTGCAACCGCTATGGGTCTGGCAGCGAGCGCCATGACTGGCGTGGTAAAGGACATCAAAAACATTCTAGCTCTCCTGGTGCCCAGCATAAAGCTGAGGGCCAAGACAATCGACGACCATCGGTTGCGACCGCATCACACTCTAGAGCTCAACTTGTGCGGTTGTTGGGGTTGGAGACCACCGCCAATTTGGATGAACAGGCACTTGTGAGGGCATATCACAAGGCTGCACTTCAGTGGCATCCTGACAGGTGGGTTGGGGCACCCAAACATGAACAACAGGTAGCGGAGCAAAAGTTTAAGGAAATCAATGTTGCGTATCAAGCGTTGAAGCAGGTGATCGGCAATCGTTGACTATTAACAACAATatacattatatatatatctatatatacatatatgtgtgttttctCTTCGCTCCCTCCCTCTTGCCGCAGTTACAATGTCTAGATCTACAAACTCATGGCGCAtgagtttctttctttttcgcaaGGCAATTAACATGTACAGGTGGTTTAGTGTTGCGTACACCTTGCCTTGAcccttttctgttccttGCCTTTTACCCACGTGTGAAAACCCCGGCTTCTCTGAGACCATACGCTGTTTGAtctcacttttttgttttgtttaattttgttgGCGTGCGTATATATGtaacgtgtgtgtgtgtggtgatgtATTAATATATACCCTTGTGCATCTACTGACGTATTTGAGTAAAACGAATCCCTATAGAGCGTactaaaggaaaggggatgaggaaaaagaagaggggaaggagggggaggggaggaattTAGGGGAAGGTAATTACGGACGTTATGAAGGCACATCGGCCTTGTGTTAATAGAAGGACGGCGGTCATTCATTATTTGTGCACTATGGGACGTTAATGCACGGGCTAGCAACTCATTGCCCCTGGCGCCTTGTGTGCTCAtgttcgtttcttctttccttttccttttccattttgttttgtttttgtttttagttcCGTacatattccttttttttttctcccgtGTTCACGATACGACATCAATTGCGAGGtggatgaggaaaagaaacacgtATTAGTAGAGCTTTAATCACAAGTGAAAGATGATAAACAAGAAgtgagaggaggaaaaggggtaAACCCCCAAATTTACGTTAATATCTAAGTCATGTCTACGTTTAGCTgaatatgtgtgtgtgtgtgtgtgtgtgtgtttatgtggtAGGGGCCCCGGGGATACGTGGGATCGTGATAGAGGTTCGAATGCTATTCGTGGAAAgacttctttatttttcttttttccccctcccttttacGTTCTCTTTgaattgttttattttgttgtgcGTTGCACCGGTTGCCGGCAcattataattattacttCTACCATTTTGCGTTGTAGAAATGTGGTCTCGGTTTAAAACGAACGAGCGAGAGGGTGATTTGATGCAATttgcccccttttttattccctcATTTCTCTGCCGTTCAAGGTATTACCGTGTGAGGGTGGAGGGACACatccttattttcttttgcgtTCTTCGCTTCCTATTTTCAGAGTGGCGATTTGAcagaattattatttttgtcatTGCGCTGTGCTTGGCACGGCTATAGCTACCGTCCCCGATGCTTTGTTGTGTTTACACGATATATGTTTTATCTCCTTTGTTATCTGTTTGTCGCCCAACATATATGCAAATAATTATATCTTTATATATCTGCatgcatttcccccttctcttaTGCTGCTTCAAAGTGCGTGGTAGTCGTCGGTAAGTTGATAAGCGTATTTGGGGTTGCAAAGCGGctaaaggaaaagcaccaaAGGTGGCGAAGTTTTGAGGAAAGGTAACTGAATTAGAGAAACTTGGAAAACATCTATAGGTGTGTAAAaatccgaaaaaaaaataggtgaGGAAGGTTAAATCGAGGAAGCGGAAAGGAACGGGTGGTAGGATCATATACTGTGTGGAAAAGGCGGTTTGGTAGCGTTACAGTGTTAATCCATACGGTTCCTCGACAGCATTTTGCACTGCGCCTCCCACTTAATTTTCAAGGTGTCAGCCGTGTAAAGCTCGCAACATGGGCTCAATGGTAATCGGAGGTGACCGCAAGTCAATCTCCTCGGTCGAACCCCTCACGGCCCTTCAATCGAGTAACGCAACACCCAACAAGGTCAATCAGAGGCCAACTCCCTCACAGAGGGAACAAAAGCAGGAGACGTCAAAGTCACCGCTTGTTATGCGGGCAAATGCAGCTGCTGATGTGCATCAGTGGCCAGATTTTTCGGGATTCCGTGAGAGGAACGACATCTTCAACACCAGTAGTTTACCGCGCTCCCCCAATCAGAAGCAAATGGACACTCATGCAGAGAATAACAGTAAAGCAGAACTTACCTCACCGGCAAGTGAAGGTAGTGGACGTGTGATGGAACGAAGCATGACAGCGGCGGTATCCGCTCGAACATTTAGTGACGACAGAGTGTTAGATGATGAATCTGATATTGACATCGTCATTCACATGCCAACACATTACCAGCCGGGCCCACCGGCACAGATCCAGGAGAAGGAGGTCGtgtcatcatcatcccctAGTTGCAACACAGGTGTCGCACTGTCCACCAACGAGGTGCCCTGTAGGGACATTATTAATTCAGCGGAAAACGAGAAAGTTTCCTTTACTGGGGCATGTCAGCAAAAAGAGATTGCCCATCTAAACGAATTTGTTGCAGTGGTAAAGGAGGCTGTAGTGAAAGCTGTGGTTGAAATTCCCGCATCGCCAAAGCCTCAACGTCGACCTCGGTTGACCCGGGCACTTCTCAACAGGACCAGGGAAGTTACCTTTAAGCCGTACACCATCGAGGAGTGGCTGGGGGGCGTACAACTACTTGGGGACCAACCGGCTGCGGTTAAAATTTGTTCAGTGGAGAATGTTATACTCACGGCCACGATAGCGACAATGAAGGTGGAGGATCAGTTCACCGGAAGCAACGGATGCACCGATGCTAGATTGGAGGAGTCCACTAACTGAATAAATGATACTCTGCTGCTGGAACTTACCAAATGGGATTTCTATTGATACAATCTTAGTTTAAGGCAGCCCTTTGAATCAAATATTTCTGCAGCTTGAAGTTCCCGTGTATTTTCTGAGGGCGAGACATTTATAACGTAAAAGTGGTATTATTTTCAGATACATCGCCTCTTTCCCTctatctctctttctctggCGGacgtttatttttgttttatacaCACCTCCAgtggtaatttttttttcttgtattctCTGCGTGCTGAAGTTCCACTTTGTTCCGTTCCATGTTATAGAGTAGTGTGAACTCAAATGTGTGAGGGAAATAAGAGCTGTCTGATTATcttctgtgtgtgtttgtgtttgttcgGGAAGTTCACGTGCAGAAGTTTATGCGTTACATTATTTTGATACCACTGTATTATTGAAATACCTCACAGCACACAACTGTTTCCTCCATTGATGTCTTGTTTCCGCAAGCATATTGATGTATGATACACATTTTCCATCTATTGTTCCTTTCCGTGGTCTTGTAGACAGATCAGCAATATCGTTTTTCAATTCTTTAACGTTCGGACAGCTAacgttattgttattgtcattattactattttcgTTGATATATATTACGTGGGTTAAATTGTTGTAACCCAGGAGTACTCGTTCTGTGGATTTTgagttattttttccccctttaaccCACTAggttttcttattttcttctcgttTCTCAGATCGCGTCCATGGGTAAGAAAATGTGGCAAGggcggaaaagggaagggagaggGATGCGTAAAAGAAACGGAGAATTTAAACTGAATGTAATGATGGGGGAATCAGTTCTGTAGAAATAAACAAGTGAttcatcactttttttttcaatttgtcagtgcttgtttgtcttttttctttccctactttagttttttttctttttattattattttttgataGCCCTATATCCCACCCTTTCCTTCCAGACCCCCTTTTCCCAGTTGTGGAtgtgttatatattttttttccttttcttttccatctttgttGGTACGTACTCGTGCACATCGTCACATGCTGCGAATGGTCTCTAAAAGCAGAATTTAGAGGGAATTGGTGACGGATTGTGGAGAGACATGTGAGGcgtgtgcatttttttttatgtccATAACCACGCGCGTGTGTGTTTCATATATCTATTTATGTGTTTAAGTACcaggggggggaaagaagggcgggagaataaataaataaatgaaaaacagATGAAAAGAGTGTCAAAGTTGATGAGagaaatgacaaaagagACTCGAATGTGATTTGTTACTTTATCTATTTATTtgctgtttattattattttttaacttgtgtgtgcgtttgcATCACTAAAACGTGAGCACAAGGGGATGAGTTGTCAGTGGCAGAGccgtgaaggaaaggggCACTATTtgacgtatatatatatatatatatattcaatcTTACGTTTTATGATAACAATATAAAGTTATTATTACCAATGCTaccattgttttttctccatgTGCCGTCTTAAACCCTTGTGAAACGTCTTACAGCTCATGAAAGGGTGGCGGAAGGGAAACGAGAATAAATAACTTTTTCCTCTAACCGTAGTATTTGGTTTGCGCCCCACTACAGCCCCCCTCTTATactttttcttacctttttaaaattttgttTCAGCAACGTGGTAGCGCAGGGCACGAAGTGTTGCGTTGTGAACGGTCGCTCATTGTGCTACCAAAACGATGGACAGAAGCGTATGAACACAGAcggacaaaaaataatatatgtatgcatttgtgtgtttgtttatgcCTTGTAGTCTATAAATGTAAAAGCAGTTATGCACCTGATTCTGTTCGAAGTTGCTCTATAGGATCAGTGTGAGATGGAGTACTCGTGAGCAATACGGACActagtaataataatcataatcaCGATAATTATGGTCGCAATTTTTATAAATTCTTCTCacttgtatatataaatatgtaattGTTTACTCGCATGTGCAGGAGGACATACTCCTCAGGTATGGAGAGTGGTGAAAGACTCTGCCGTGGGGCGGGGGCTGCCAAatatttgcgtgtgtgtatgggcAGGTGTGCTttgagaaaaggaaatgatggaTTACGGGAAACAGGTTGAATGATTCAATACCCCAATAACACTTACCGATGCTATTCAAACCTCTTCATCCAAAAGGGAGTGCATATATGATTTCcaacttatttttttctcatttttattCCTATTACCATTACtatgattattatttcaaATCACTATGGGCACTTTCTTTCGGCTCAGTGTCAATttgcattttatttttgtttctcagTTTGTTAAGCAATGCAATACACTCGTTCCTGCGTCGTAGTGATAGTTTACTGCAGTATTCCCTCGTAGCTAAAAGATATGCACCTCCAACTTCATTGAGGGGAGCGCATGAGGCTAATTTATGTCTGCTCGTGGGAAGTACCCAGCGTAATAGCCCTCTCCATTGT
The genomic region above belongs to Trypanosoma brucei brucei TREU927 chromosome 10, whole genome shotgun sequence and contains:
- a CDS encoding TPR-repeat-containing chaperone protein DnaJ (similar over 419aa to SP:Q99615: DnaJ homolog subfamily C member 7 (Tetratricopeptide repeat protein 2)(TPR repeat protein 2). {Homo sapiens;}), whose protein sequence is MSVRHLFGALQWVTTGSVAGRPRDIEERVELNGLSVGPKDCGRVVGVVNPHQITEEPCDSLEGRSEGEHDHQILMDSTRENCVNGNDNVPVHCGEKQSTYKRGGGFNNEQVLLQWKLRQFDQLSAKIEANMARYRQSGDRRRLNEMEKELQVIRILRGSAVRCLKDVDNANSQTSESGAQSPGGVSPSPVLSASPSESASHPADSVSDNCVFDTRAPVENGLFQTPLAAPSGLPSGATATDAVLNEATPVPSTGVSAPPVPLAPQSRESCKADSDDAVHAQDALQQPKSYDTRCPRRPEHPAATAVNNSIRKQGIHPAGSHSATPVNRFSSAGGNSEGCGPTTREGSPTVQSFMHPRGSVGQAPTAAAVQNKKPKEWHGDYFEPCDIGGGESTLRDKARRASAIATPTSEVIDSAAYRGSSGTQSSVSAVVHEMFNRLKNRGSHLHGKVAPPAAPIVPRSEAAAEVSDGLSSAAQAVSVLRKRGNDLVKKGQYKEAIQVYTDAIRCDPENNVLLCNRAVAYLLNNQYRLSLMDCENVLYNSPTNLKAHWRAAKALLYMYRTKEARYHYRKASELSTNAADERLIADELELLHSVEMYHSCSKEKHWSKCLWHAKQLLQTFSHISPINIPWHCLKLEALLHLDCWKALEGVKQLKKSHPTCAELFFLHAKSLFYCAHNQRSVAEALELVRHAVELKKADGEVEDSRYIALERNLTLFERCRDRGNAAYKSGNWSEAYDAYTSCISIDPQNTSLVAMAYCNRAATCMQCGRWAEALEDVNNSISINGTAPKAYTRRAHINIHLFSEKGGTDIRLLKQAVSDLRTVVKLEPSKANKQHLDEVVRMTQEKEKQIQRAHNDNCNRYGSGSERHDWRGKGHQKHSSSPGAQHKAEGQDNRRPSVATASHSRAQLVRLLGLETTANLDEQALVRAYHKAALQWHPDRWVGAPKHEQQVAEQKFKEINVAYQALKQVIGNR